The following coding sequences are from one Triticum aestivum cultivar Chinese Spring chromosome 5A, IWGSC CS RefSeq v2.1, whole genome shotgun sequence window:
- the LOC123104920 gene encoding uncharacterized protein, with translation MHCSHCRDPNHKRPGCPILHPELKLQPQRRNNEEDIDDPSILEHIVPEEGIPELIPTQCSETLVDELLVEEITELENFHSRRKGPLPSNAFVEEHINNIPAPRATTATRGGMAIARGRGKGRGRGRGRATSSATSTSILDDVVPTTRGRARARGTTRRASTSRVTGSISVVNDAIGASGAASNMVDDVPRASTRRPRSGGRGDGAAREREREVSNTEDCTTCSLGLIS, from the exons ATGCACTGTAGCCATTGCAGAGACCCTAACCACAAGAGGCCAGGTTGCCCTATCCTACATCCAGAACTGAAACTTCAACCACAAAGAAGAAACAATGAAGAAGATATTGATGATCCTTCTATTTTAGAG CATATTGTTCCTGAAGAGGGCATTCCTGAGTTAATTCCAACACAATGCAGTGAAACTCTAGTTGACGAACTGCTAGTAGAAGAA aTCACTGAGTTGGAGAATTTTCACAGTCGAAGGAAAGGTCCACTGCCTAGCAATGCTTTCGTTGAAGAGCACATAAATAATATTCCTGCTCCAAGGGCAACAACAGCAACAAGGGGAGGGATGGCCATAGCAAGGGGAAGAGGAAAGgggagaggaaggggaagaggaagagcAACTAGCTCTGCTACAAGTACTTCTATACTTGATGATGTTGTGCCAACTACCAGAGGGAGAGCAAGAGCGAGAGGCACTACAAGGAGAGCAAGTACAAGCAGGGTCACAGGAAGTATTTCTGTAGTTAATGATGCTATAGGAGCAAGTGGTGCTGCTTCAAACATGGTAGATGATGTCCCAAGAGCAAGCACAAGAAGACCAagaagtggaggaagaggagatggtgcagccagagagagagagagagaagtatcaAACACGGAAGATTGTACCACTTGCTCTTTGGGTCTCATTAGTTAA
- the LOC123104922 gene encoding RNA polymerase-associated protein LEO1-like — protein sequence MDEKLERLQKFKSLKEDGSDSDRLDSDADFFDSDNDPFDGDDDLFAAFVDQDVKDSMIPDKGRQQVQDNEVKDKDKKDKRKREDSDGELELPDSEDENFKFKFKSFTSVDMKEPEFKVGMFFSTVEQLR from the coding sequence ATGGATGAGAAGCTGGAGAGATTGCAGAAATTTAAgagcttgaaggaagatggtagTGACAGTGACAGGCTTGATTCAGATGCAGACTTTTTTGACAGTGACAATGATCCATTTGATGGAGATGATGATTTGTTTGCCGCCTTTGTGGATCAAGATGTGAAAGATTCAATGATCCCTGACAAAGGTAGACAGCAAGTTCAAGACAATGAGGTGAAGGACAAGGATAAGAAGGATAAAAGGAAGAGGGAAGATTCTGATGGTGAGCTTGAATTACCAGATTCTGAAGATGAGAACTTCAAGTTCAAGTTCAAGTCATTCACATCAGTGGACATGAAGGAACCCGAGTTTAAAGTTGGAATGTTCTTTTCAACTGTTGAGCAGTTGCGATAA